From Triticum urartu cultivar G1812 chromosome 2, Tu2.1, whole genome shotgun sequence, a single genomic window includes:
- the LOC125537851 gene encoding tRNA (adenine(58)-N(1))-methyltransferase catalytic subunit TRMT61A has translation MMVPLDPCNKPTSQRRITEGDTVVVYERHDSMRAVTVSAAGVLQNRFGVFRHADWLGRHFGSKVFSSGGVGGKGGRKAGGGFVHLLAPTPELWTLVLSHRTQILYIADISLVVAYLELVPGCVVLESGTGSGSLTTSLARAVAPHGRVYTFDFHDQRADSAREDFEKNGLSSLITVAVRDIQGQGFPDEYSGAADAVFLDLPQPWLAIPSAGTMLRQDGVLCSFSPCIEQVQRACETMRSCFTDIRTFEILLRTYEVHEGALKSATVNEASSEGCSLPGKKRKIRSAGEALDSTQTSSVIARPCSTARGHTGYLTFARKSVQGSQTGAAEVCPTS, from the exons ATGATGGTTCCACTCGATCCATGCAACAAGCCCACCTCGCAGCGCCGCATCACGGAGGGCGACACCGTCGTGGTGTACGAACGGCACGACTCGATGCGCGCAGTCACCGTCAGCGCCGCCGGCGTACTGCAGAACCGATTCGGCGTCTTCCGCCACGCCGACTGGCTCGGCCGCCACTTCGGATCCAAGGTATTCAGCAGCGGCGGTGTCGGGGGCAAGGGCGGTCGCAAGGCCGGCGGCGGGTTCGTCCACCTCCTCGCGCCCACCCCGGAGCTCTGGACCCTCGTGCTCAGCCACCGGACACAGATCCTCTACATTGCCGATATCAGCCTCGTGGTGGCATACCTCGAGCTCGTCCCTGGGTGCGTCGTGCTGGAGTCCGGGACGGGCAGCGGTTCGCTCACCACCTCGCTAGCCCGCGCCGTCGCGCCGCACGGGCGCGTGTACACGTTTGATTTCCACGACCAGAGGGCAGACTCGGCAAG GGAAGATTTTGAGAAGAATGGCCTAAGCAGCCTTATTACAGTTGCTGTTCGGGACATACAAGGACAAGGATTCCCAGATGAGTACTCTGGAGCTGCTGATGCTGTGTTCCTGGACTTACCCCAGCCTTGGCTGGCAATACCGTCAGCTGGTACAATGCTACGACAAGATGGTGTTCTATGCTCCTTTTCACCTTGCATTGAACAAGTACAGCGTGCTTGCGAAACTATGAGGTCTTGTTTCACAG ATATTAGAACTTTTGAAATTCTTCTTCGCACCTATGAAGTACATGAAGGTGCTCTGAAGAGTGCAACCGTCAACGAAGCCTCTAGCGAGGGTTGTTCACTTCCTGGGAAGAAACGGAAAATTCGGTCAGCTGGAGAAGCCTTAGACAGTACTCAGACATCCTCTGTTATTGCTAGGCCTTGCAGCACAGCTAGAGGACACACTGGCTACTTGACATTTGCAAGGAAAAGTGTGCAAGGGAGCCAAACTGGGGCCGCTGAAGTTTGCCCCACATCTTAG